The following are encoded together in the Pleurocapsa sp. FMAR1 genome:
- a CDS encoding ELWxxDGT repeat protein, whose product MENNSSQVVLVKDIFPGSDDSYPRDLTKFNDQLYFTADDGENGGELWVSDGTTEGTQLVKDILPGSGNSYGGPSPGYYGAPSPRYLTEFNDQLYFTAVDGENGGELWVSDGTTEGTQLVKDIRPGSDGSFPNNFTEFNDQLYFTAVDGENGGELWVSDGTTEGTQLVEDIYPGFNGSYPGYLTEFNDQLYFSAKDGENGGELWVSDGTTEGTQLVKDINPGSNNYGSANSSYPFDLTEFNDQLYFTARDGKNGRELWVSDGTTDGTQLVKDINPGSGNSYPNNFTEFNDQLYFTAVDGENGRELWVSDGTTEGTQLVKDINPGSDSSYPSDFTEFNDQLYFTADDGENGYELWVSDGTTEGTQLVKDINPGSDGSYPGDLTEFNDQLYFRL is encoded by the coding sequence ATGGAAAACAATTCAAGTCAAGTTGTACTAGTTAAAGATATTTTTCCTGGTAGTGATGATTCTTATCCCAGGGACTTGACCAAGTTTAACGACCAGCTGTATTTTACGGCAGACGATGGTGAAAATGGCGGCGAACTCTGGGTCAGCGACGGCACAACTGAGGGTACTCAATTAGTTAAAGATATTTTGCCTGGTAGTGGTAATTCTTATGGTGGTCCTTCTCCTGGGTATTATGGTGCTCCTTCTCCTAGGTATTTGACCGAGTTTAACGACCAGCTGTATTTCACGGCTGTAGATGGTGAAAATGGCGGCGAACTCTGGGTCAGCGACGGCACAACTGAGGGTACTCAATTAGTTAAAGATATTCGCCCTGGTAGTGATGGATCTTTTCCTAATAACTTTACCGAGTTTAACGACCAGCTGTATTTCACGGCTGTAGATGGTGAAAATGGCGGCGAACTCTGGGTCAGCGACGGCACAACTGAGGGTACTCAATTAGTTGAAGATATTTATCCTGGTTTTAATGGTTCTTATCCCGGTTACTTGACCGAGTTTAACGACCAGCTGTATTTCTCGGCTAAAGATGGTGAAAATGGCGGCGAACTCTGGGTCAGCGACGGCACAACTGAGGGGACTCAATTAGTTAAAGATATCAATCCTGGTAGTAATAATTATGGTAGTGCTAATAGTTCTTATCCTTTTGACTTGACCGAGTTTAACGACCAGCTGTATTTCACGGCTAGAGATGGTAAAAATGGCAGAGAACTTTGGGTAAGCGACGGCACAACCGATGGTACTCAATTAGTTAAAGATATCAATCCTGGTAGTGGTAATTCTTATCCTAATAACTTTACCGAGTTTAACGACCAGCTGTATTTCACGGCTGTAGATGGTGAAAATGGTAGGGAACTCTGGGTCAGCGACGGCACAACTGAGGGGACTCAATTAGTTAAAGATATCAATCCTGGTAGTGATAGTTCTTATCCCTCTGACTTTACCGAGTTTAACGACCAGCTATATTTCACCGCTGACGATGGTGAAAATGGCTACGAGCTATGGGTCAGCGACGGTACAACTGAGGGGACTCAATTAGTTAAAGATATCAATCCTGGTAGTGATGGTTCTTATCCTGGAGACTTGACCGAGTTTAACGACCAGCTGTATTTCAGGCTGTAG
- a CDS encoding ELWxxDGT repeat protein produces the protein MENNSSQVVLVKDIYPGIGDYGSANSSYPRNLTEFNNQLYFSANDGENGRELWVSDGTATGTQLVKDVFPGSIGSSPYDLSEFNNKLYFTPFDGENGAELWVSDGTSDGTQLVKDINPGSNSSGPDNFTESNDQLYFTAFDEKNGNELWVSDGTTEGTQLVKDIYPGRGPFGYYEYSTAYGYPKYSYPGNLTEFNNQLYFTADDGENGDELWVSDGTAEGTQLVKDINPGSGPYGDSFPSYLTEFNNQLYFTARDGENGAELWVSDGTAEGTQLVKDINPGSDGSNPSKVTEFNNQLYFTADDGENGKELWVSDGTTEGTQLVADINPGSDSSFPSDFTEFNNQLYFTADDGENGYELWVSDGTAEGTQLVADINPGSNSSYPNNLREFNDKLYFTARDGENGYELWVSDGTTEGTQLVEDINPGSNGFGPLDLREFNDQLYFSADDGENGRELFKLVVDDSTTTNIITGTNGSDNLVGTDGADQIEGGNGKDTLDGSGGNDTLLGGNGKDILTGGAGNDLLDGGNGKDILTGCAGNDTLLGGNGKDILTGGAGNDLLDGGKGKDILTGGAGEDIFVLRCGEGKDSITDFKLGSDSVTVYFSERLGSAGLEFNDLTLTGNTLKVGDQVLATFTGVDTEQLTAADFDLI, from the coding sequence ATGGAAAACAATTCAAGTCAAGTTGTACTAGTTAAAGATATTTATCCTGGTATTGGTGATTACGGTAGTGCTAATAGTTCTTATCCCAGGAACTTGACCGAGTTTAACAACCAGCTGTATTTTTCGGCAAACGATGGTGAAAATGGCAGAGAACTCTGGGTCAGCGACGGCACAGCTACTGGGACTCAATTAGTTAAAGATGTTTTTCCTGGTAGTATTGGTTCTTCTCCTTATGACTTGAGCGAGTTTAACAACAAGTTATATTTTACGCCTTTCGATGGTGAAAATGGCGCAGAACTCTGGGTCAGCGACGGCACAAGCGATGGTACTCAATTGGTTAAAGATATTAATCCTGGTAGTAACAGTTCTGGTCCTGATAACTTTACCGAGTCAAACGACCAGCTGTATTTCACGGCTTTCGATGAAAAAAATGGCAACGAACTCTGGGTCAGCGATGGCACAACCGAAGGTACTCAATTAGTTAAAGATATTTATCCTGGTCGTGGTCCTTTTGGTTATTATGAATATAGTACTGCTTACGGTTATCCTAAGTATTCTTATCCCGGTAACTTAACCGAGTTCAACAACCAGCTATATTTTACGGCTGATGATGGTGAAAATGGCGACGAGCTATGGGTCAGCGACGGCACAGCAGAGGGTACTCAATTAGTTAAAGATATTAATCCTGGTAGTGGTCCTTATGGTGATTCTTTTCCCAGCTACTTAACCGAGTTCAACAACCAGCTGTATTTTACGGCTAGAGATGGTGAAAATGGCGCAGAACTCTGGGTCAGCGATGGCACAGCAGAGGGTACTCAATTAGTTAAAGATATTAATCCTGGTAGTGATGGTTCTAATCCGTCTAAGGTGACCGAGTTTAACAACCAGCTATATTTCACCGCTGACGATGGTGAAAATGGCAAAGAGTTATGGGTCAGCGATGGCACAACAGAAGGTACTCAATTAGTTGCAGATATTAATCCTGGTAGTGATAGTTCTTTTCCCTCTGACTTTACCGAGTTTAACAACCAGCTATATTTCACCGCTGACGATGGTGAAAATGGCTACGAGCTATGGGTCAGCGACGGTACAGCAGAGGGTACTCAATTAGTTGCAGATATTAATCCTGGTAGTAACAGTTCTTATCCCAATAACTTGAGAGAGTTTAACGATAAGCTGTATTTTACGGCTAGAGATGGTGAAAATGGCTACGAGCTATGGGTCAGCGACGGCACAACAGAAGGTACTCAATTAGTTGAAGATATTAATCCTGGTAGTAACGGTTTTGGTCCCTTAGACTTGAGAGAGTTTAACGACCAGCTGTATTTTAGTGCTGACGATGGTGAAAATGGCAGGGAACTATTTAAGCTAGTTGTTGATGATTCAACTACTACTAATATCATTACTGGTACGAATGGCTCTGACAACCTTGTTGGTACAGATGGTGCAGACCAAATTGAAGGCGGTAACGGTAAGGATACTTTAGACGGCAGTGGGGGAAATGATACTCTCCTTGGCGGTAATGGCAAAGATATCTTAACTGGAGGTGCTGGCAACGATCTCTTAGATGGAGGTAACGGTAAAGATATTTTGACTGGATGTGCTGGAAATGATACTCTCCTTGGCGGTAATGGTAAAGATATCTTGACTGGAGGTGCTGGTAACGATCTCCTAGATGGCGGTAAGGGTAAAGATATCTTGACTGGAGGTGCTGGCGAAGATATCTTTGTGCTGAGATGTGGTGAAGGGAAAGATAGTATTACCGATTTTAAATTAGGAAGTGATTCCGTAACCGTATATTTTTCGGAGCGACTTGGTTCGGCTGGTTTAGAGTTCAATGACTTAACTCTGACTGGAAATACGCTAAAAGTTGGTGATCAAGTCTTGGCAACTTTTACTGGGGTCGATACCGAACAACTAACGGCTGCTGATTTTGACCTAATCTAA
- a CDS encoding peroxiredoxin — protein MRDTVPSVIFKTRVRDESVEGSNPFRWQDVNTEEIFKGKKVIVFSLPGAFTPTCSSTHLPGYEKYYDEFKSLGVDQIVCISVNDAFVMFQWGKQQGVENVFLLPDGNGEFTRKMGMLVSKDNLGFGSRSWRYSMIVNDMKLEKIFIEPDFGDNCPTDPFEVSDADTMLAYLKGEKN, from the coding sequence ATGAGAGATACAGTACCAAGCGTAATCTTCAAAACTAGAGTTCGTGATGAATCCGTTGAAGGATCAAATCCTTTCCGCTGGCAAGATGTAAACACAGAAGAGATTTTCAAAGGTAAAAAAGTAATTGTATTTTCTCTTCCTGGTGCATTCACTCCTACCTGTTCTTCGACTCATTTACCTGGATACGAAAAGTACTACGATGAATTTAAGTCATTGGGTGTAGATCAAATTGTCTGTATTTCAGTTAATGATGCTTTTGTAATGTTCCAGTGGGGTAAACAGCAAGGAGTCGAAAACGTATTCTTGCTTCCTGATGGCAATGGCGAATTTACGCGCAAGATGGGAATGTTGGTTAGTAAAGATAATCTTGGCTTTGGTTCGCGTTCCTGGCGTTATTCTATGATAGTTAACGACATGAAACTTGAAAAAATCTTTATCGAACCAGATTTTGGTGATAACTGTCCTACTGACCCCTTTGAAGTTTCTGATGCCGATACTATGTTGGCGTATCTCAAGGGAGAAAAAAATTAG
- a CDS encoding ZIP family metal transporter gives MGTIYLGTIASLLAGLATAVGALPILFTANISKKSQGVMLGLGGGVMLAATAFSLIIPGQEAAVDLGYSRTNSALIVSVGMALGAILLLLMHNYFPHEHFNKGAEGKITENFERIWLFVIAITIHNFPEGLAVGVGFGDGSISHGLPLALGIALQNMPEGLIVALALRELDYSIKYALGISLLTGLVEPIGGFVGASIVNFGQAFLPWGMAIAAGSMLFVIVDEIIPEIDRESNAQEGTLGVMTGFVAMMFLDIAFG, from the coding sequence ATGGGAACAATATATCTCGGTACTATAGCTAGCTTACTAGCAGGTTTAGCCACTGCCGTCGGCGCACTACCCATCTTATTTACTGCCAACATAAGCAAGAAATCGCAAGGAGTTATGTTGGGACTTGGTGGGGGTGTAATGCTAGCTGCAACCGCATTTTCTTTGATTATCCCAGGACAAGAAGCTGCCGTAGATTTAGGTTATTCTCGGACAAATTCTGCTTTAATCGTCAGTGTCGGCATGGCTTTAGGTGCTATTTTGCTGTTGTTAATGCACAATTACTTTCCCCACGAACATTTTAATAAAGGTGCAGAAGGAAAGATTACCGAGAACTTTGAACGTATTTGGTTATTTGTAATTGCGATTACAATACACAACTTTCCTGAAGGTTTAGCGGTTGGTGTTGGCTTTGGTGATGGAAGTATTAGTCATGGACTACCTCTAGCATTGGGTATTGCTTTACAAAATATGCCCGAAGGTTTGATAGTTGCTTTAGCATTAAGAGAGTTAGATTATTCCATCAAGTATGCTTTAGGAATTTCTTTGCTAACTGGCTTAGTTGAGCCTATTGGAGGTTTTGTTGGGGCAAGCATCGTCAATTTTGGACAAGCTTTTTTACCTTGGGGAATGGCGATCGCAGCAGGTTCAATGCTATTTGTAATTGTTGATGAGATTATTCCCGAAATAGATAGAGAAAGCAATGCCCAAGAAGGCACGCTAGGAGTTATGACTGGTTTTGTGGCAATGATGTTTTTAGATATTGCCTTTGGGTGA
- the dps gene encoding DNA starvation/stationary phase protection protein Dps: MISTISQEKLYTTRIDLSEDVRVKVIETLNQTLAATLDLKTQTKQAHWNVKGMDFYQLHLLFDEMAGELEEYVDMVAERVTALGGVAMGTARIAASDSILPEYDLNAVTGIEHVTALADRFSAYAKHVREAIDSTDKLGDLDTADLYTEISRTIDKRLWFLEAHLV; this comes from the coding sequence ATGATTTCTACTATTTCTCAAGAAAAGCTATACACTACTCGGATCGATTTATCAGAAGATGTTCGAGTTAAAGTAATCGAGACTTTGAATCAAACTCTCGCGGCAACACTAGACCTAAAAACCCAGACTAAACAGGCGCACTGGAACGTTAAGGGGATGGATTTCTATCAGCTACACCTACTGTTTGATGAAATGGCAGGGGAATTAGAAGAATATGTTGATATGGTTGCCGAGAGAGTCACTGCTTTAGGTGGTGTGGCTATGGGAACAGCCCGTATTGCTGCTAGCGATTCTATTTTGCCTGAATATGACTTAAATGCGGTTACAGGAATTGAACACGTAACGGCTTTAGCCGATCGCTTTAGTGCTTATGCTAAACACGTCCGTGAAGCAATTGATAGTACCGATAAATTAGGCGATCTTGATACAGCAGATTTATATACTGAAATTTCTCGC